A genomic segment from Centroberyx gerrardi isolate f3 chromosome 22, fCenGer3.hap1.cur.20231027, whole genome shotgun sequence encodes:
- the xylb gene encoding xylulose kinase: MDSSSRLQCEQLQEAAGGALSLAHITGSRAYERFTGNQIAKLQQSRPQEYQDTERISLVSSFAASLFLGDYTAIDYSDGSGMNLLTSGPGPGLRSVWRPPLLIWTACWEIHDPPHLYW, from the exons atggacagcagcagcaggctgcagtgtgagcagctgcaggaggcagcaggaggagcgCTGAGCCTCGCTCACATCACCGGCTCCAGGGCTTATGAG cggTTCACAGGGAACCAGATAGCCAAGCTGCAGCAGAGCCGGCCGCAGGAGTACCAGGACACTGAG aGAATCTCATTGGTCAGCAGCTTTGCCGCCTCGCTCTTCCTCGGAGATTACACTGCTATTGACTACAGTGACG GTTCGGGGATGAACCTGCTGACATCAGGACCAGGTCCTGGTCTGAGATCTGTCTGGAGGCCACCGCTCCTCATCTGGACCGCCTGCTGGGAGATCCACGACCCTCCTCATCTATACTG gtAA